The Arabidopsis thaliana chromosome 5, partial sequence genomic interval TATACGTATAACTCTTaggtttctctttttcaacTGGTCTCTCAGGAACAGCCTTGTCCTTCACAGTTGGAAGAACAAGAGGAATCCCCGATTTCCGAGCATCTGCTTCAGGGTCAATAGTGGAACAAAGCAGAATATTCTCCGGCTTGATATCAGTATGAATAATAGAAAGTTCACGATGAAGATAATCCAAACCAACTAAGATATGAAAACAGATCTCTTTAACCATATGAAGAGGAACCCCTCGGTAATCACTGTACTTGATAACCGACAAGAGGTTATCTCCCAAATACTCAAAAACCATACAAACATGTTGCCCATTAGGACCAGCATGCTTGAAATGATCAAGAAGCTTCACAACACACTTCTTATCTTCCGCATCGCCTTCTGCAATCTGTTTCAATATCTTTATCTCATCCATGGCCGCTTCAGTGTAGTGCTGAGCACTCTTCTGGATTTTCAAAGCTACGTATCGCTACAAACAAATGAATTCAAAGGCAAGATTCAATTCTCTAACTACAAGAACTTCCTCATTCTCTAACAAAGCTAGTTCAATCACAACAATGCAATTCAATATATACTGCCTAAACCCTAGCTCAAGCCAGTTCCTTTTCCCTACTatctaaaaaccctaaaattgaTTCTCTGAGAAACGAAGCATAGAAGTGAAAGTAGTGACTTACAGAGTTGAGAGTGTCCCAAGCGAGCCAGACAGTGGAGAAATGTCCCCAACCAAGCTTACTTTGAATGACATAAGATCCATTCTTAAAAGTATCACCGACTCGAACCGTATGGTAACCTCCTCTTCTGTAATCTTCTGTTCCTTCGTCCTCTGATGAGTAGTCACTAGCGTCACTCAGACGTCCACCGTTCTTCTCATCCGCCATCGCCGGAATAGTTGAAAAGTACCCCCAATCGAGAAACAGCGAATCTCGATCTGGGAAATTCAATTCAGGAAAAACCcctaaaaccctagaaatttGAGGTTctatggaagagaagaaagttggAGATTTTTAGAAGAcgaccaaataaaaaaagagattaattgataaattacCTAATTTGAGCATAACATTAATAACAGATAAATTATGAAACACGAGTTAGTGTTTGTGTCAGATAAGAAAGATTAGGGCTTTCGTTGACTCTGTCTGAGTAAGAGTGTACGGAAGTATGATGAACAAAATAGAATTGTGAGATAGTATGATTTCGTTTTTAACTTTGCAGAATTTCCACTAAAAAACTTGATCAGGAGAACAATACACACACATAGACACAACTATGTATAAAAGGAATTATGTACATCAAAAACTATAACAATGAAAtaggaataaaaaaacatacaaacaaacaacaaacaagttaatttttcttttgctggGATTCGCCGGTTGGGAGAAACTTACTCGCCGGTGACCACAAATTAACACGCCGACGACCACATCAAAAGGGTATCGAAGAAACTACAATTTAGGCAAAGTTGTGAAAAGCTGTGTGCTATAAGAACATGTTGATTACCATTAGTAACAACATTAGAGTGTTTCCAACAATGTCCAAAGATAACTTCTGCGGTGCTGCAGCATTCTCACTAAACTGTCCTGCGTTCACATATTCGCTTCTTCCGCTGCTGCTAGTCGCTGAGACATTTACCGACGTCGAACctgaagaaagataaaaaaggTTAAGAATTTTTTAAGTGTGGTAAGATTTCATTGCTTTAGGGTGTCATTTGAGTTAAAGAGATGAGATTTACAGTCGTAGTTTGCCCATCCGATTCTCTGACCGACCAGATCATAGACAAAGATCTTGTCTTTAAGAACCAAATctgcagaagaaaaaaagatgacaAAAACAGATGTTTTGTGTTACCAAATGTAGATTTCAAATAACAAAGGCTTCAGCTTTCGATTCGGGTTACCTCCAAGGATCGTTATCCCTTGATTCTGTATCCTTTGAAAACCGATGCACCACACTGCAGTACCTCCCTAGAAAGCAGAGTGCAGAGGCCAATGTTATACCaggaacagaaaaaaaaaaactcactgtTTCAGGTCAAGGTAGGTTCAGATTCTGAAACCAGGTTCCTATGAAAAGGTTGCGAGTTAAAGTGCTTACGACATTGTTCTGCTGTATGAGGTAATCCTGAGGATTCAAGAACATAGATGCTCCACCAGCAAAGTTCAAGCTAACTGGAGGAAATATGTCTCCGACACTGATCATCACAGTACaataaaaaagttcaaatgTTTACCAATTAAGAAGACATGCTTGGGATAAGAAGATGTGGTCAGAGGATAGACCTTGTGGTTATTACGTAACATTGGTTCCCTTTCGAAACAACGGGTCTGACAGACTGCGAAACAGCATTTGTAATCTGAAAAATTCCATAAGACAGATAACATTTAAGTATTGAACGAAGATTGCAGAGTATCAAGTCAATGGAGTACAGTTATAGTAACTCCATTTCACAGATGGTTCGGTGATATCAAAAGCATATAGCAACGTGAGCTCTGATGACTTACAGCTTCAACGAAAGGAACATAGGCTGCTTCAGAAAGGTATGCCAATGTTGTACCAGTGTCAATGATTGTTCCCTGGCCGTTTGATGTAGAGAAGACCGATGGATTGATAGGTAAAGCTTGGCCATTTACTGAGATGCTCAGCAGATTCACATTGTAATGAGGCCTGACATTTTAACACGCCATAAGATCATGCTTATCAGTCAATCTCTAATGAACATTTGAGCAACTATTTAAATAAGATCATGCTTATCAGTCACTCTCTAATGAACATTTGAACAACTATTTAAAATGAAACGGTTTCGAGGGATAAATGAACACTCACTGTGAGGGAACAAGTGGAGTAAAGACCATGTTTGGCTCCACAATCTCTCCAAGAACCAATATGCCTCCGCCTCCATTCTCTCCTTTCAAGCAGTGAGAGAACACTCTTGGAGCTATTCCCTGTGAAGCAAGCTGAGAAATGACAGACATTCCTTGCTGCCCAAACCCGAAGATTCCATCAACCGCTCTATCAGACTTCACTAAATCTCCCGTCTGAGAGGTGCTGCAACTGGTTCCAGAAAAACAATCCCACATAGCAACCAACAAAGTCAAGAGTAATGGCCCATATTGATGACTATGAAACAAAGGATTCGCTGAAATAAACTCACCCAAACACAACCGGAGCCGTTGAGTTTGGGACCAGAGAGCTTCCCACAATCATATCAAATTGCAAGACATCAGATACGTAGAACCCTGAAGTGCCACTTCCATCCCCATACTGAAACGTGTAAGCACAAAGGTTGTTCTGAACAGAACAGCCTGAATCAGAAGACTGAATACCCCAACTGCATCTTTGATCAGAACATGAAATCGGTGATGCTGTTACAGAGCTCCCTGGATCAAAGAAATTCAACTGAAtctgcaaaagaaagaagcatcATATTAACAATCCAAAACCACAGAAATCATAACTAGACCAAGATTATGACAAAGAATTCAAAAGCTTTACTTGGAGTCCACTGGTTTGAGGACAGCCATTACAAGAAGCACAACTAACCCACAAAACATCACTTCCTGTATCAACCTGTACATAAAAATCTCTTGGAGGAGTTCCTAATCGTAGTTTCGTGTAGTACAGTCTGTTACAAAGTCAAACACCAAAACTAAgcagaaaacaacaaaaccaaaaaaagaacttttgATTGAGActtgcaacaaaacaaaactttaacaGACAATGACTGAGATTTACTCAGATATTGTATCTAACACCTTACAGGCATTGCCAAAAATCGATCAATCAccaaaaaagaacataaagatgaaaactttaaattacCCAACAACGAAAGGATCAAAAGTTCCGTCCACGGGAAAATCTATGACTCCACCTAAAGACTGTAACAATCTGCCGTGTCTAGCTTCATCACGAGCCTTGAGCTGACTAAGTTCCATTTCGTGATTCGCTGGAATAactctttcaagtttcaacgcCGCCGGGAAACCGTAAGACAAAACCGCCGCCGGTAATAAACAGCAAATCAGAATCGCCGCCGCAAAACGAATAGCGGCCATAGCTTCCCGAGTTGGGTCTGCTTATAAGTGTTAACAAGATCTCTGTTTTATCTcatcagaaaccaaaaagatcaTCTTTTTACTTCCGGGCACGACAAGGAATGAAGAATTGTGCCGTCAAATTGTAAACGGCTAGGAATTGTTAGACTTGAAATTCATGaagacagaagaagaagaagatttgcaGATTTGTGTTTGTACTTGTGTCGTCTTTTgggatagagagagagagagaagtaacAGCGGATAAACAGAAAATGTTCAAGTGTAGATTACGCCAAAATATCACATGTGTTTTAATTCGAttgatttacttttttatcaaccgatttttatttctttctattaatcgatttatattttaatattatgaaTTGAAATAATcgatttcttattttatatttatcaaaaaaaattgtttatataaatgatatataCGGTTATGTActatttattgttattatatataatttaacaaaaagaataaaataaccgtatcttttaaatttggaaaaaaattataatatgtgAGTAAATGTGGCACATCTAAGAAAATTGGATATTCAATAGTTTTGAAGATGGAAGTGGAATTCCAAGTTGGTTAATGTTAAACCGTTGCCAAGTCAATAATCAGtcaatctttattttatattatagaTGATGTTTTATCATCCATgttgaatagaaaaaaaaaagagatcaaTCATGATgtataaaaagtaaaaaagaaagagaaatattgctatctttattttctatatgtaATTTCTGCTTCATAGAGTAGAATGATcaacaactttttctttactaCTTTTTAAGACAAATCTGATAAATTTCTACCCGAATTTAAGTAATAAATTCGACATTTTGAACAGGCGTGGAAAGGTTGCTTAGCAAACACGTAGTTACttatcaaatacaaaaagtaTAATTGCGTAGGTGAATAAGGATTTGGattcttaaaaaagaaagaaaatggagacCAGTCAATGGAAGGTTCTTTCTTGGCATCATCTCCTTAggctttcttttttctaatttctttttttttcatggaCAACATTTCTGGTTACCTAAACCACATAATGCGTACTTTTGACGCACTTCATACTTGTATGCACAGAACAAAAGCAAGTGTGTATTTGTTTATACAGAAttgtgtatttatttatacGTACGTGTTTTGTATATGTTGAAACTAAGAATCCATTGGAAATGCAAGTTATACTTTTGAACAACATTGGATatttcaaaagcaaaaaaacaatggatattttcaaacaagttgATGAATTTAGGTAACTTGAAGACTCGATTGGTTTACGTACGGGTCAAATGTATCATTTCCAATATATAGACGAAGGACATTCGTTCATTTCCAATGGAATCAATTCACATGTAATGtaatacaaaattagtttGGATCAATGAGGCGGTTTCATAATATCAATTCATTCAAATATGgttataaaaacatatctcGAGATAAATAAAGCAAtgccctttttttttcctttgtggCTAAGTTATGAAGGTGTGGTGTCACTTTCCACGGAATGTCTTTTATATTGTTTCGAGGCCcataaatttacaaaagacTAATTAACCATAAGTTTATactatttttactttatttttggcTTGTCATCAACATTTGTCccatttttcaaataatgttttctcttgtcatgtcttgtttttatgtaacttttttaaaaattagacaCTCGTACATGATTAGATATCATCAACTTACTTGCTTTccacacaaatatatattatcttatcttagtctaaattaaaaatatataataacaacGAAAAAAGTACAGACAAATGAGCTATAATCTAATAATTTTTGGTTTCCCATATTAATAAAGATGTTACTATACGTTGTGGTCGCTTTTCATTGGACTAAATGAGTAGAATTTTTCAGGAAGTATTAAACTCTTATATTATCAAATCACATTTTCTGCGCAAAGCATTAAGAAGGAGGACATTTGATACTCACAATTACTGTTAGGAAGGATATTTTACATTTCAAATGCTTGTTACCACTATGCTTTTCGGAGAGTTTTTATGAGTATTGAatctaaggaaaaaaacatattatatttctgttctttattatttttttcatgtaaatttatatcttaatataatttttatttagttaattaagattttatgtGCCGGAACACATATTGTCTTTTCATCGGAATTGAAATCTCTCTCGAAACAATATTTGACACTCGTATCTACTATTTCTTCGTGGAATAAAAATGACTAATAagactatatatttttccaaccacatatttatatttttatcctGTTATATTTGTACAGTAttttttatagtaaatatgattctttcaaaaatattcaatatttcTTACCACTTATATATCATGTCTCATTTATATATCATGTCActgtattaaaattatataattatgtgcattttttgtaatgaattaaaatatttcgtaatgttaaatttaacAGTCAATGTTGTACAAATGACataatttcagaaaaaaataatacttttcAGTTCCAACATTTTCCATTCCTGTTATTTACAACTATAAGAGCATTTCCAACATACCTctattttgtgtttatatactctattttaaaataaaatctatttcaacttacttttatttttacctctaaaatacatatttttttatatagtttagttaaaaaattagataaaaatagACAAAGACAATAGAATAAAATCCAGCTCTATTataggatttttttattttaaaatcaagaatagaaaaaaatattagagatGCTCTAATTTTATATTGGCTCCACCTATCCATCAATAAACATACAGctcttgacaaaaaaaaatttattttttttggatttatttcGTAAACTATATTGTAATGGACCACAATTCAAGGTCCAAAACTCTAGCCCAATCTCACTAAATACTTGGTTTTATATAGATGTCATAGATCACTCAACCAATCAAAAAtaccaatttgtttttaataaatgtaaaattttattcaaacaaaaacctttGGTACAATAAATGCATCTTTTAGCTTAATGTTTTGAGAGATTAGAATGAGAGTgttgaaacacacaaaaagtgATAGAGCTCCAATTTAAGGTCGTGAGTGAAACCGGATGCGGATACCATCgtcttatataatataaattttatataacttATGAACCTAGACTGGCATGTTAAGATCTCTTAGATCATTTTGATAAGTTGAAATCCAAGAATCAATAACtttaatctctttctctctttgaatCACTAGCCACTCCGGATCTTCTTTGCTCTTCAAGGTGATATCTAGACAATGTGAACCTGCTCATATATTAACTTTCCATTCAAATTTTGAGAgagttcatcatcatctccataaACTATATGTTGGATCAAATGTTTaactaaaactgaaaatttacGAAGTTACCATTTTTTGTCGTAATGGCAACTAAAGTATCTGAAATATCCTCCAAAACTCTAgaacaatatcaaaataattccCATAAAACCTTCAATACATTGATACACCAATATCATATTTAAACATGTATGAACAaattattagatttatttaccCGCCAACGCTATAAGGATCAGACAATCCATTAGAGAAAATGATGTTGCTTCCAAATTTTTGGAGGATTAACTTGACCTCCTGCATTAAATAGTTCATAATAAGTTCTAGctaattattttcatcaaactATTACATATAGAAAATCAACACAACTCTGAATTATTTTTACAATTCTATTAGTacgttgattttgttgttctaaatcatgaaattttaaaaaactttacaaaaaataagcaaaatgtaagcaaaacatatgtaaaattagaaaaaattcaatctatatatacattttttgtaaGGATTTTGGGTTGAAAAATCcttaaactaaatattaattagtttttagtCTCTACAAATACTatctcaaaataaatattgtctTAACAAAACCTTACAAATCTAGTTTCATATTAATTagttcaattaattttttccgTTATTGCCAATTATATGCTTTtctaaatattagaaaatctCTCACGAATCATATTTAATCTCAactaacaataattaaatcagTCTTAGCACAATTTAAGCATATGCGATTCATCGAATATTCGTGCTtcattaatttcaaaatatgccaccaatatttgttttgattttatagaaACTATTAACTACTATTTAAATTCGTATTTGTAATATATTccttagaaaataaaatcaatagtTTGCAATTTAATTTAGCGGTATTTAATGGTATTGTAGATGTGTAAAAGGGaaatcttgaaaagaaaacaataaatctAATGACCTAAATTGAAGACCTTCGATAAAAGAAAGAGCTTCATCAAACTTGGTGATACAGTCCGAGAAAGATTCGAACAACAATTTGATGGTGTAGGAAGAATTCAAGGAGTACGCatagaaaatcaagaaactcaagaaaaatcccaaaaaagaTCTTGTAgccaataatcaaatattcaaCCCGGGTGAAGCACGGGTCATATAATCTAGTTATGATTAAAACTAGAGACAGTAAATACAAGGAACTATGaagatttaatttaaaagtgtTTCTGAACGATATTTGATTAATCATATATACCTGAATGCCGAAATAAGTTGTGATCCAATGTGGTCTAGGAGTGACACCATGATAAGACTTACATCCATCAATGTAACTGGTCATGTTAAATGGTGCCGTTGGGAACATTGTATCTTGTTTGTCATATCCCACGGGCATCACTATCTCGCTGCAGCTCTATGTAAAGATCATtcatgtaaatttattttctctattaaCTAGTCgaattatgaaataaaaccatatataaatcattaaaatatCTTTAGAATCCACTAAAATCTATCCACGAAATTAACTAAAATGGTTAGTGCTATGCACCGTACGTCCGTACCCTTTTAATGTATGCGTTCGATCGTGTTTTAGTATGTTTTTAAAAGTAGAATTTACATACCTGCCATCTCCATGCGATGTTATTGTTTGTTGGCTGCGCAAACATTTTTGTATCATAGCAAGTTCGGTTGCCTACTAAAGCGACAACACCAGCAAAAATCCGGTCGAGTAAATTGTATCTACGGTTTGGTGGATTGGCGTTGATTGCGTTGCACACTTTGGCCACCCAAAAATTCGGACCTCGGTTGTATTGAACAGCTTCGGCATATATTGTGTCCAAAAAGTCTTTGATATCGAAGCTTCCGTTCAATGGActgataaataattttgaagaagaaactaagcATAAAACATAGATtaagtggaaaaaaaaaacaaaaaaaaattaagatatttCTTTCTTACGCGCAAGTTTTGAATTGTTTGCTAAGGATCGAGAGACCATTGGGTTTGCCAGCAACTCTATCGATTTCTATCCAAGAATTACGGATTGTATTATAACATCTTTCACTTGCTTCCTAATGGAAtatattttagagaaaataaaaaagaagagtgtaattagttaaaattagTAAAGACTACCatgtaacaacaaaaacgaaatagtTGAAATTAATGGACTGATTGTGGGGAAAAAAATAACTCCTACATGTTGATATGGGTTCTGAGTGGATAATTATTGTTACCTTGAAAACTTTGGTtacaatataataataacCAAATTTAGGACGAGTATCTTCAAAGTAGAGAAGAGGAGCTGAAGATGCTAATGCTCCGAGTGCTATGTGTGGATATTTTAGCCTGAACCATGCCGCTAACACTTTTATACCatgaaaaaaatttattatttaaaaattcattAATATCATATAATGCTATTTAATATTATCATTATGAGATAAAGATTAACTACATCACATAACCACATAAGTTACGGTTATGATAATTTTAACATATGATGTATACACATACACTGAACTTACTTCCACCATAGGATCCTCCAATTACAATGATAGGGCTGTGATTGGTGGAGTACTTCTCCTTAACGTGCAAGAGAATCGCGGCATAGTCTGCTAGGGCTTGTGCTGCGTTCAAATACCCCAACGTACTTGCGTTCTTTAGTGCTTCTTCTGCTGATCCAAATGGCATCGTCTCCCCATAATACCTATGCTGCATTATACAAcgtttgaatttatataatagTTACTAGGGTCCCTAGTTACTACAAAAGATTAATCTAACCGCATGTAttataaaaacacacacacctCTATGTAGACGAGGAGCGCATTTAGGCGAGGACCGTTGTCACGAAGAAAACCGATGGCAGCCAAATCAGAGTCTAACGACGATTCTTCTCCAAGAAATGCTAAGATTGGCGCGTTGGCTTTAGCACCACCCCAGTGCGTGGAATCAATGGCGTATCTTTGTTGAAAAGTCATGTAGCTTTCCGGTGTGAATGTGAAGTGATCGAGTGTCTGATTAAAGTAGTACATTTTAAGATTAGATTCATCTACTTTTTGCGTTGATCCATCAGGTTCATTCTTTAGCGTTTTTGAGGAAATCCCAAGTCTAGCGATTTTGGAGTGTGCGAGGGGGATCAAATAAGATGAAgatgttgaaaatataaatagaatgAGAATTGTATATGGAAGAGACATTTTAGAATGAGAGTGTTTATCTTAGTAAGTTGGAGCGGTATATTCACTAAGTTGGCTTCCCAAGCTCATGCACCAGTACCTTTTTATAGATCCCAAAAGTTGTATTTGCCCAACGAAAAAAAGATCCCAAAAGTTGTAATGCACTCACTAtattataaacttatatagttatatgtgtgtatatttTGATACTTATATAGGGAATGCAATCTAATATAAGTTCTATGGTTTTCAGAAAACATGtctattttgaatttaacATCACTAAAAATTCCGAAAATTAGAAAGTCAATtaaatattcaacaaaaaccaatttgaAATCATACTTGTGACGAGCGATCATCTAAACTAGTCTACTTAATCGAGATCATAATCAAAGAAACGTACATGTTTTGGTCACTGCACATGGTTACCGATCTGAAGTACTCTTCCAAGCTCTTAGATATTTTGGAGCGATATTGGACTTAACTGTCACAATCATCTGACTACAAATCAACTATGGATTGTCCAACTCGGTTGTATCACAATCACAAGAGTTTTAATTGAAACAGAATTTTCTAACATGTGGCAGTTGTTACACCATGGAATTCAAGTGGATTATTAACTTTAGAATTTTGTTGCGTAAGCTGATTTTCTTAATCTCTCAATTTTCCTAACCGGTATATTGAATCAATTTCTTCACTGACCGATCAAGCCATATTTTCCTCGGAATCGTcaatcagtaaaaaaaaaaaaaacgaaacttttATTCAATCTCAAACAAACTATGATTACTTTATCAACTAATTACACACGACATTTATATGTGCATATACAGTAGTTTTAAATTCACACGATCTAATGTTTCAAGTTAAGAATCATGGGCTTGT includes:
- a CDS encoding Eukaryotic aspartyl protease family protein (Eukaryotic aspartyl protease family protein; FUNCTIONS IN: aspartic-type endopeptidase activity; INVOLVED IN: proteolysis; LOCATED IN: endomembrane system; EXPRESSED IN: 23 plant structures; EXPRESSED DURING: 13 growth stages; CONTAINS InterPro DOMAIN/s: Peptidase aspartic (InterPro:IPR021109), Peptidase aspartic, catalytic (InterPro:IPR009007), Peptidase A1 (InterPro:IPR001461); BEST Arabidopsis thaliana protein match is: Eukaryotic aspartyl protease family protein (TAIR:AT1G08210.1); Has 4888 Blast hits to 4872 proteins in 390 species: Archae - 0; Bacteria - 0; Metazoa - 1696; Fungi - 940; Plants - 1998; Viruses - 1; Other Eukaryotes - 253 (source: NCBI BLink).), with amino-acid sequence MAAIRFAAAILICCLLPAAVLSYGFPAALKLERVIPANHEMELSQLKARDEARHGRLLQSLGGVIDFPVDGTFDPFVVGLYYTKLRLGTPPRDFYVQVDTGSDVLWVSCASCNGCPQTSGLQIQLNFFDPGSSVTASPISCSDQRCSWGIQSSDSGCSVQNNLCAYTFQYGDGSGTSGFYVSDVLQFDMIVGSSLVPNSTAPVVFGCSTSQTGDLVKSDRAVDGIFGFGQQGMSVISQLASQGIAPRVFSHCLKGENGGGGILVLGEIVEPNMVFTPLVPSQPHYNVNLLSISVNGQALPINPSVFSTSNGQGTIIDTGTTLAYLSEAAYVPFVEAITNAVSQSVRPVVSKGNQCYVITTSVGDIFPPVSLNFAGGASMFLNPQDYLIQQNNVGGTAVWCIGFQRIQNQGITILGDLVLKDKIFVYDLVGQRIGWANYDCSTSVNVSATSSSGRSEYVNAGQFSENAAAPQKLSLDIVGNTLMLLLMVINMFL
- a CDS encoding Serine carboxypeptidase S28 family protein (Serine carboxypeptidase S28 family protein; FUNCTIONS IN: serine-type peptidase activity, peptidase activity; INVOLVED IN: proteolysis; LOCATED IN: endomembrane system; EXPRESSED IN: 22 plant structures; EXPRESSED DURING: 13 growth stages; CONTAINS InterPro DOMAIN/s: Peptidase S28 (InterPro:IPR008758); BEST Arabidopsis thaliana protein match is: alpha/beta-Hydrolases superfamily protein (TAIR:AT2G24280.1); Has 1224 Blast hits to 1198 proteins in 170 species: Archae - 0; Bacteria - 11; Metazoa - 605; Fungi - 185; Plants - 238; Viruses - 0; Other Eukaryotes - 185 (source: NCBI BLink).), with translation MSLPYTILILFIFSTSSSYLIPLAHSKIARLGISSKTLKNEPDGSTQKVDESNLKMYYFNQTLDHFTFTPESYMTFQQRYAIDSTHWGGAKANAPILAFLGEESSLDSDLAAIGFLRDNGPRLNALLVYIEHRYYGETMPFGSAEEALKNASTLGYLNAAQALADYAAILLHVKEKYSTNHSPIIVIGGSYGGMLAAWFRLKYPHIALGALASSAPLLYFEDTRPKFGYYYIVTKVFKEASERCYNTIRNSWIEIDRVAGKPNGLSILSKQFKTCAPLNGSFDIKDFLDTIYAEAVQYNRGPNFWVAKVCNAINANPPNRRYNLLDRIFAGVVALVGNRTCYDTKMFAQPTNNNIAWRWQSCSEIVMPVGYDKQDTMFPTAPFNMTSYIDGCKSYHGVTPRPHWITTYFGIQEVKLILQKFGSNIIFSNGLSDPYSVGGVLEDISDTLVAITTKNGSHCLDITLKSKEDPEWLVIQREKEIKVIDSWISTYQNDLRDLNMPV
- a CDS encoding Serine carboxypeptidase S28 family protein produces the protein MSLPYTILILFIFSTSSSYLIPLAHSKIARLGISSKTLKNEPDGSTQKVDESNLKMYYFNQTLDHFTFTPESYMTFQQRYAIDSTHWGGAKANAPILAFLGEESSLDSDLAAIGFLRDNGPRLNALLVYIEHRYYGETMPFGSAEEALKNASTLGYLNAAQALADYAAILLHVKEKYSTNHSPIIVIGGSYGGMLAAWFRLKYPHIALGALASSAPLLYFEDTRPKFGYYYIVTKVFKEASERCYNTIRNSWIEIDRVAGKPNGLSILSKQFKTCAPLNGSFDIKDFLDTIYAEAVQYNRGPNFWVAKVCNAINANPPNRRYNLLDRIFAGVVALVGNRTCYDTKMFAQPTNNNIAWRWQSCSEIVMPVGYDKQDTMFPTAPFNMTSYIDGCKSYHGVTPRPHWITTYFGIQEVKLILQKFGSNIIFSNGLSDPYSVGGVLEDISDTLVAITTKNGNFVNFQF
- a CDS encoding Serine carboxypeptidase S28 family protein, which gives rise to MSLPYTILILFIFSTSSSYLIPLAHSKIARLGISSKTLKNEPDGSTQKVDESNLKMYYFNQTLDHFTFTPESYMTFQQRYAIDSTHWGGAKANAPILAFLGEESSLDSDLAAIGFLRDNGPRLNALLVYIEHRYYGETMPFGSAEEALKNASTLGYLNAAQALADYAAILLHVKEKYSTNHSPIIVIGGSYGGMLAAWFRLKYPHIALGALASSAPLLYFEDTRPKFGYYYIVTKVFKEASERCYNTIRNSWIEIDRVAGKPNGLSILSKQFKTCAPLNGSFDIKDFLDTIYAEAVQYNRGPNFWVAKVCNAINANPPNRRYNLLDRIFAGVVALVGNRTCYDTKMFAQPTNNNIAWRWQSCSEIVMPVGYDKQDTMFPTAPFNMTSYIDGCKSYHGVTPRPHWITTYFGIQEVKLILQKFGSNIIFSNGLSDPYSVGG
- a CDS encoding Serine carboxypeptidase S28 family protein; this encodes MSLPYTILILFIFSTSSSYLIPLAHSKIARLGISSKTLKNEPDGSTQKVDESNLKMYYFNQTLDHFTFTPESYMTFQQRYAIDSTHWGGAKANAPILAFLGEESSLDSDLAAIGFLRDNGPRLNALLVYIEHRYYGETMPFGSAEEALKNASTLGYLNAAQALADYAAILLHVKEKYSTNHSPIIVIGGSYGGMLAAWFRLKYPHIALGALASSAPLLYFEDTRPKFGYYYIVTKVFKEASERCYNTIRNSWIEIDRVAGKPNGLSILSKQFKTCAPLNGSFDIKDFLDTIYAEAVQYNRGPNFWVAKVCNAINANPPNRRYNLLDRIFAGVVALVGNRTCYDTKMFAQPTNNNIAWRWQSCSEIVMPVGYDKQDTMFPTAPFNMTSYIDGCKSYHGVTPRPHWITTYFGIQVYMINQISFRNTFKLNLHSSLYLLSLVLIITRLYDPCFTRVEYLIIGYKIFFGIFLEFLDFLCVLLEFFLHHQIVVRIFLGLYHQV
- a CDS encoding Serine carboxypeptidase S28 family protein, encoding MSLPYTILILFIFSTSSSYLIPLAHSKIARLGISSKTLKNEPDGSTQKVDESNLKMYYFNQTLDHFTFTPESYMTFQQRYAIDSTHWGGAKANAPILAFLGEESSLDSDLAAIGFLRDNGPRLNALLVYIEHRYYGETMPFGSAEEALKNASTLGYLNAAQALADYAAILLHVKEKYSTNHSPIIVIGGSYGGMLAAWFRLKYPHIALGALASSAPLLYFEDTRPKFGYYYIVTKVFKEASERCYNTIRNSWIEIDRVAGKPNGLSILSKQFKTCAPLNGSFDIKDFLDTIYAEAVQYNRGPNFWVAKVCNAINANPPNRRYNLLDRIFAGVVALVGNRTCYDTKMFAQPTNNNIAWRWQVCKFYF